A single region of the Corticium candelabrum chromosome 15, ooCorCand1.1, whole genome shotgun sequence genome encodes:
- the LOC134190745 gene encoding kelch domain-containing protein 2-like isoform X1, giving the protein MGNADSAPEGRFGHEAALDGDNLFVWGGVQSHNAQRSTVKFADRRDVWCFDTNACRWNKKRAKAETKSDVPPPCVDARCAVVDGTVYSFGGCSDVKSWSCLNDVYALDLDELRWTRVAVEGDRPTRRTACGMCSVQGGILVVGGYGRRIEGRLAVGARFIENPDYPQNGWSNEVLMFSPLSCSWRPLHTKTSTPLPRAHHSLTACQQHTVVLFGGRSQIGRLSDLHILNMLTEEWVEVLLGPSKPEPRAAHTASYLSSDYILVLGGWNQYEHVARHNYTLDIKSGNVQKVTFVGQSTDRSNHSICCQQCQDGAMSVTVFGGTKDPVCLDKMGLNDIIVYRWEPSQPSVLEEIHASNRKSLEVKRITATNGKHKLTSGTEPNVLAGIN; this is encoded by the exons ATGG GAAACGCCGACAGCGCACCCGAGGGTCGCTTTGGCCACGAGGCGGCACTCGACGGCGACAACCTCTTCGTCTGGGGCGGCGTGCAATCTCACAACGCTCAACGATCGACCGTAAAATTCGCCGACCGACGCGACGTCTGGTGCTTCGATACCAACGCATGCCGCTGGAACAAAAAGCGAGCCAAGGCGGAGACAAAGTCCGACGTCCCGCCCCCTTGCGTCGACGCGCGTTGCGCCGTCGTCGACGGCACAGTTTACTCGTTCGGCGGCTGCAGCGACGTCAAGTCGTGGAGCTGTCTCAACGACGTCTACGCATTGGATCTCGACGAGCTGCGATGGACGAGAGTGGCGGTGGAAGGCGACAGACCGACGCGGCGGACGGCGTGCGGCATGTGTAGCGTGCAGGGCGGGATACTGGTGGTCGGAGGGTACGGGAGGCGGATCGAGGGCAGGCTGGCGGTCGGAGCTCGCTTTATAGAGAATCCGGACTACCCGCAGAACGGATGGAGCAACGAAGTGCTCATGTTTTCGCCTCTCAGTT GTTCATGGAGGCCACTGCATACCAAAACCTCAACTCCACTACCTCGAGCTCATCACAGCTTGACAGCATGCCAGCAGCACACTGTCGTTCTATTCGGTGGTCGTTCTCAGATTGGGAGACTAAGCGACTTACACATACTAAACATGCTGACTGAG GAATGGGTCGAAGTACTATTGGGACCGTCGAAGCCGGAGCCAAGAGCTGCTCACACTGCTTCTTATCTCTCGTCCGACTACATTCTTGTCTTGGGAGGATGGAATCAGTATGAACATGTTGCCAGACACAACTATACGTTGGATATAAAAAGTGGCAATGTGCAAAAG GTCACTTTTGTTGGTCAGAGTACTGATAGGTCTAATCATTCAATCTGCTGCCAGCAATGCCAGGATGGTGCAATGTCTGTTACTGTGTTTGGAGGTACGAAGGATCCTGTTTGTTTGGATAAGATGGGATTAAACGACATAATCGTCTACCGTTGGG AGCCATCACAACCAAGTGTACTAGAAGAGATCCATGCTTCAAATCGCAAATCATTAGAAGTCAAACGGATCACAGCCACCAATGGTAAACACAAACTAACGAGTGGTACTGAACCCAACGTCCTTGCCGGCATCAACTGA
- the LOC134190745 gene encoding kelch domain-containing protein 2-like isoform X2 has product MGNADSAPEGRFGHEAALDGDNLFVWGGVQSHNAQRSTVKFADRRDVWCFDTNACRWNKKRAKAETKSDVPPPCVDARCAVVDGTVYSFGGCSDVKSWSCLNDVYALDLDELRWTRVAVEGDRPTRRTACGMCSVQGGILVVGGYGRRIEGRLAVGARFIENPDYPQNGWSNEVLMFSPLSCSWRPLHTKTSTPLPRAHHSLTACQQHTVVLFGGRSQIGRLSDLHILNMLTEEWVEVLLGPSKPEPRAAHTASYLSSDYILVLGGWNQYEHVARHNYTLDIKSGNVQKVTFVGQSTDRSNHSICCQQCQDGAMSVTVFGEPSQPSVLEEIHASNRKSLEVKRITATNGKHKLTSGTEPNVLAGIN; this is encoded by the exons ATGG GAAACGCCGACAGCGCACCCGAGGGTCGCTTTGGCCACGAGGCGGCACTCGACGGCGACAACCTCTTCGTCTGGGGCGGCGTGCAATCTCACAACGCTCAACGATCGACCGTAAAATTCGCCGACCGACGCGACGTCTGGTGCTTCGATACCAACGCATGCCGCTGGAACAAAAAGCGAGCCAAGGCGGAGACAAAGTCCGACGTCCCGCCCCCTTGCGTCGACGCGCGTTGCGCCGTCGTCGACGGCACAGTTTACTCGTTCGGCGGCTGCAGCGACGTCAAGTCGTGGAGCTGTCTCAACGACGTCTACGCATTGGATCTCGACGAGCTGCGATGGACGAGAGTGGCGGTGGAAGGCGACAGACCGACGCGGCGGACGGCGTGCGGCATGTGTAGCGTGCAGGGCGGGATACTGGTGGTCGGAGGGTACGGGAGGCGGATCGAGGGCAGGCTGGCGGTCGGAGCTCGCTTTATAGAGAATCCGGACTACCCGCAGAACGGATGGAGCAACGAAGTGCTCATGTTTTCGCCTCTCAGTT GTTCATGGAGGCCACTGCATACCAAAACCTCAACTCCACTACCTCGAGCTCATCACAGCTTGACAGCATGCCAGCAGCACACTGTCGTTCTATTCGGTGGTCGTTCTCAGATTGGGAGACTAAGCGACTTACACATACTAAACATGCTGACTGAG GAATGGGTCGAAGTACTATTGGGACCGTCGAAGCCGGAGCCAAGAGCTGCTCACACTGCTTCTTATCTCTCGTCCGACTACATTCTTGTCTTGGGAGGATGGAATCAGTATGAACATGTTGCCAGACACAACTATACGTTGGATATAAAAAGTGGCAATGTGCAAAAG GTCACTTTTGTTGGTCAGAGTACTGATAGGTCTAATCATTCAATCTGCTGCCAGCAATGCCAGGATGGTGCAATGTCTGTTACTGTGTTTGGAG AGCCATCACAACCAAGTGTACTAGAAGAGATCCATGCTTCAAATCGCAAATCATTAGAAGTCAAACGGATCACAGCCACCAATGGTAAACACAAACTAACGAGTGGTACTGAACCCAACGTCCTTGCCGGCATCAACTGA
- the LOC134190746 gene encoding high affinity copper uptake protein 1-like, whose product MSHHHPQDSHMNTDSPSSESALHGDHAAAGHSMFFVLSSEVTLWFESWTISSVGGLIGICIGIFFAAALYEGLKWFREYLLIKAIIGVKRRTAAKSHIRRTTNNGNLSNGNMSNGGIAMTSFNEDNDQVEDDQTKPTLMRLPLIDHMLQTLMHMLQVFVSYLLMLAFMTYNVWIGIAVVLGAGIGYFVFASRMPGLQSVSRMSEHCH is encoded by the exons atgtCCCATCATCATCCTCAAGATTCCCATATGAACACGGACTCTCCTTCTTCGGAGTCGGCGTTACACGGTGACCACGCTGCTGCTGGGCACAGC ATGTTCTTTGTTCTGAGCTCTGAAGTAACGCTCTGGTTTGAGAGTTGGACCATCAGTTCTGTCGGAG GACTCATTGGAATATGTATTGGTATCTTTTTTGCTGCGGCTCTGTATGAGGGTCTGAAGTGGTTTCGTGAGTATCTGTTGATTAAGGCGATTATTGGTGTCAAACGTCGAACTGCTGCAAAATCACACATTCGTCGCACTACGAACAACGGAAACCTGAGCAATGGAAATATGAGCAATGGAGGAATCGCGATGACAAGTTTTAATGAAGACAATGATCAAGTTGAAGACGATCAAACAAAACCCACATTGATGAG GTTGCCGCTTATCGATCACATGCTGCAGACTCTGATGCACATGCTGCAGGTGTTTGTCAGTTACTTGTTGATGTTGGCGTTCATGACATACAACGTGTGGATCGGCATCGCTGTCGTGCTTGGTGCGGGCATTGGCTATTTCGTCTTTGCTAGTCGAATGCCGGGGTTACAGTCGGTTTCGAGGATGAGTGAACACTGTCACTAA
- the LOC134190745 gene encoding kelch domain-containing protein 2-like isoform X3 — MGNADSAPEGRFGHEAALDGDNLFVWGGVQSHNAQRSTVKFADRRDVWCFDTNACRWNKKRAKAETKSDVPPPCVDARCAVVDGTVYSFGGCSDVKSWSCLNDVYALDLDELRWTRVAVEGDRPTRRTACGMCSVQGGILVVGGYGRRIEGRLAVGARFIENPDYPQNGWSNEVLMFSPLSCSWRPLHTKTSTPLPRAHHSLTACQQHTVVLFGGRSQIGRLSDLHILNMLTEEWVEVLLGPSKPEPRAAHTASYLSSDYILVLGGWNQYEHVARHNYTLDIKSGNVQKVTFVGQSTDRSNHSICCQQCQDGAMSVTVFGG, encoded by the exons ATGG GAAACGCCGACAGCGCACCCGAGGGTCGCTTTGGCCACGAGGCGGCACTCGACGGCGACAACCTCTTCGTCTGGGGCGGCGTGCAATCTCACAACGCTCAACGATCGACCGTAAAATTCGCCGACCGACGCGACGTCTGGTGCTTCGATACCAACGCATGCCGCTGGAACAAAAAGCGAGCCAAGGCGGAGACAAAGTCCGACGTCCCGCCCCCTTGCGTCGACGCGCGTTGCGCCGTCGTCGACGGCACAGTTTACTCGTTCGGCGGCTGCAGCGACGTCAAGTCGTGGAGCTGTCTCAACGACGTCTACGCATTGGATCTCGACGAGCTGCGATGGACGAGAGTGGCGGTGGAAGGCGACAGACCGACGCGGCGGACGGCGTGCGGCATGTGTAGCGTGCAGGGCGGGATACTGGTGGTCGGAGGGTACGGGAGGCGGATCGAGGGCAGGCTGGCGGTCGGAGCTCGCTTTATAGAGAATCCGGACTACCCGCAGAACGGATGGAGCAACGAAGTGCTCATGTTTTCGCCTCTCAGTT GTTCATGGAGGCCACTGCATACCAAAACCTCAACTCCACTACCTCGAGCTCATCACAGCTTGACAGCATGCCAGCAGCACACTGTCGTTCTATTCGGTGGTCGTTCTCAGATTGGGAGACTAAGCGACTTACACATACTAAACATGCTGACTGAG GAATGGGTCGAAGTACTATTGGGACCGTCGAAGCCGGAGCCAAGAGCTGCTCACACTGCTTCTTATCTCTCGTCCGACTACATTCTTGTCTTGGGAGGATGGAATCAGTATGAACATGTTGCCAGACACAACTATACGTTGGATATAAAAAGTGGCAATGTGCAAAAG GTCACTTTTGTTGGTCAGAGTACTGATAGGTCTAATCATTCAATCTGCTGCCAGCAATGCCAGGATGGTGCAATGTCTGTTACTGTGTTTGGAG ggTGA